The Musa acuminata AAA Group cultivar baxijiao chromosome BXJ3-6, Cavendish_Baxijiao_AAA, whole genome shotgun sequence region ATTATTACAACCTCCTCTGATGGTCAATTCAGACAGCACAAATGATGGACATATACAACTCTCATTCCAAATGGTTCAACTACTCTCAACCCTGTCATGCTGAGGTACTTTGTTTAGTAATTTTTTGTCAGCAGGTGGGCACCAACCTTAAGTACGAACATACAGGAAATAACATTTCCATATTAATCCACCGTAATAGGTTCAGAAATGTTTTATCTCAAACATCAGTATCTACCTACCCTTTTCACTCCTAAACCACCAACACAAGATGTTATCTGAGTGAGCTGTTCTCCAAAAAGGCCAAGAAACATCATTAGAATCAAATATCATTTAGTCTAGTCACCCTGAAACATTGAGAAAATTGAAGTGCCATGTTCAATGCTAGAATGATCTTAGAAAGGCCTAAAGAATCTGTTAGTTACAACATTTTGAATAATACACATATATAAGAATCTTCTCAGCACAATAAACCAACATCAAATGTCATTTCCTCATGCCACTTTCTAATTCACAGTTACCTACACTATTGCACACACAAAATGATGAATGGTTCATAATTCAGATCACTAAAAGTAAGAATCCATTTTCAGAACTGTCATTGCAAGACTCACCAAATTGACTGATACTGATCGATCTCAACTAACCAAATTTTAGCCGATTTCGCGGCTCATAGCTGAAATCAACAGAAAACTAGGAAGGACATGATAAAAGTCACTGCAGCATAGTCAGCTGTAGCAACGATATCAAGAAGAGAATGACAAGGAGGTAGAGGATATGAGGATGGATGCAGTAATGACAATCAATCACCACTCTCACCGGATGCCACTTGCAATTAGGAGTGTAAATGAGACCACAAATGAGCAAATCCTTGTTTGTGTATACTTTAATCAAACATACAGTTGTTTTCAGCTTGACATGATAATAGGTCATTGATAAGACCCTTAGGGTTTTATcgtagaagaagagggagaaaagggatgatcgcttcgaggggatcgacctcgtacggtttgtcaaaagactggatAATAGGTTAAAAGAAACAGATAcatatctatttatagagttccacccaaagtccatcagaacttggactcttaataataaataaatattaaataaacccctATCTAACTCTTAccgaactaaacaaactcaacaaaacattattcaaaagttcagaaaataaagggatcctaacaattcctccccctttaaatcagccttgtcctcaaggttgagcagcatcaaactcggggagtttctctttcaacacttcagTCACAGGGTATCTGcggcgcatcacaacccgttgatcaagtaagtacggtctccacttcttgatagtgtaagcaataggttggcCTTTCGGTATAGTAGTCGTTGCAGTCTTCTGAAGAAccctctccatccgatggctagtggcagttgtgaccttacttccacgTCTTCTCTTTAGGATCACctactttccattaataaaaaaacttcacgattagtttagaaaaattccaagaaacatcgctcaaggttgatagtcattcaattccaagcaccacttcgaagtcttccaatggtagcaaaaagaagtccacaagcaaatcttggccctgtataatcaactttatcttcgaacattcgctatcataagttaaaatttgtccatcaacgacctttacttcgaatttgttaCAGCCTTCGATGTGGTAGGCCAATCGGTCGGCAACcttactatccataaaattattagtgctaccaatatcaatcaaaactataacatgatgatattccaaagttcctccaattttcatagtttgcgaGTTAGAATAGCTgactaatgcatgcactgtatgtatgataggtctaacatcttcatcagaatccataccttcatgatcggagtccacattgttagcttctgattcctccccaattggttcaattatcaaaagttgctcttgtttacatcggtgctccctacTCCACTTTCCATCACAGTGccaacacaaacccttcgctgatctttccttgagttcttctcgggttagtcttagGATGTTAGGGTTCCGGTTGGGAATAGATGAGgcgggtggcttgctgatcatctaTTTGTTCTCACTTCTGTTTTGACGATTTTCCCTAcagattttttcttcatgtaaacGTGCAAATGATATTGCGActgtcatagtgcggggttggcgAGCTTTGACTTCACACCGGATATCTGGATTAAGTCGTTCGATAAATGTGCCCACTAGTTGTCATtcgaaccaatctctagcttgatttgacaatcgttcaaatctgttctgatattctaacactgtggaAGTATGACGAATTTTGATGAGCtacccatcaacattctcaaattcagatggtccaaagcgaataagaagtcctctcttgaattgctcccacgaggGAACCCTATGATAAGCtttgtaccaatcataccattggattgcatctccatctagctggattgaggctatttccaccttcgattcttctggggttctgtgaaaacgaaaaaaaatttctgccccagagatccaactggtcgaatctccatcttcccatcttggaaattctACCTTCATGCGTGGGTAGCTTGTGTCTTGTTCTTGATTTCTTTTTCCCGTGTCTCTAGAACGGTTCAATGTAAGACTTGAACTTTCATCTTGTTGAAGCTTGTTGAAGCTCTCCAATatactctttttgaaatcattaagtgtttccttGCAGCTGGTTCTCAATTCTAGTTTCCAAGGCTTCCAGTTGAGCTTTCACTGAATTATCAATAGTCATTGCATAGAACTGTAGATCTGTAATCCCCGACTCTTGTTTTTGTTGTCTAGTCAAGAGCATCAGCACTATCTTATTCGGTGTAGCTGTTGTGAAGCTTGGATTGAGAGCATGAGGAATCGATCGCTGCGAGGACGCTATTGCCGAGGCTAGGAGGCAACGGTGGTGGCACGACTAGGAGTGGCATTAAGGGCGTGAGGGATCGCTGCGAGGCTACTGAGGAAGCGAATGCCGAGACCAGCATGAGGGCTTGCTGCGATCGTTGCGCACGCAGTTGGAGGCAAAAGCGTCGCCTGGAGCGACTACAACTGTGACACAAGGGGAGGCGGCGAGGGTCATGGCTGGGAAGCGAGTGTCGACCAAGGCAATGTTGAGGGCGTGGCTGGGAGGCGGTTGCTGTCGATGCCGATAGCGAAGAGGGGAGGAAACAGCAACGGCTGCGACGATCATGGTTGCCCTGTTTCGATCACCATGaggagggatggtcgagcgactgcaactgcaacccaaggggaggcaacgaGGGTTCCGGTTGGGAGACGAGCGACAATGGACTCTGGCCGGGAAGCAACGATGGCAGTGatcgctggccgggaagcgacGACGGTGGTGATCGTTGGTCAGTAAGCAACGATGGGATGAGGCGCCCCTTTCTCGCTCGAGCAGGATGGGGGGTGGTTGCgtgcttcatttttttttttttgtgtgagaTGATGATGGCTGAGACAATGAAGTGATATGAGAAATTGCAACAGGAACGTCGAAGATtgctgctctgatatcaaataaTAAGACCCCTAtggttttatcgtaaaagaaagagaaaagggatgatcacttcgaggggatcgacctcctaaggtTTATCAAAAGACtggataatatttcattgataggttaaaagaaacaaatacatccctatttatagagtttcacacagagtccaccaggacttcgactcttaataataaataaatattaaataaacccctATCCGACTCTTAtcgaactaaacaaactcaacaaaacattattcaaaagctaaaaaaaataaagggatcctaaccaTCATTGgtgataccatatgtcacaaaAATTCATTAGGTACAAAATAACATGAAACTTTTTTGAGCTAATGGTGCTAGGCCACTTGCTTTCGGCAAAAGCATTATATAGTATGTGCAAAGGCAGTGTAGAAAGTCTTCAAATTTGATTGGAAGGCCTAAAGAAATTAATACTATAACTGACCCTAGCAAGGATCAATAGAGGTGCTAAATCTGTACATTGTCATTTACTTTGCCACATAATAATTTGACCGATCTACCACCTACCTACCTTCGTAGGTTCTTAATAAAGTATCAGGGAATAGGACAAGCATTTCCTCGATTATCCTTCCAGAACCATTACAAAATTATTCCACGTTAAAGTTTTCTACTAAAACATAGTAGAAAGTTTGTGAAGTCAAAGCCATCACTTGTCTAGGAAAATCAAGCATAGAAGTATCAAACAGAAAagtaaaaccaaaagaaaaacacTCCTGTTCCTTCCAAAAAATTTATATTACCAATGCTCCAAGAGTGAAAATCTAAAGCTTAACAAAAAAGATTACTTGAAGATGAGAAGGCCACAAAAGAAACAAAGATATGAGTTTCAGATAGGAAGAAAGGAACGATGAAAAGACAGAGAAGTAACATAAAAATAAGGGCTGCAACACCATCAGAATAAATGCAAATGACAATCAAGAAAGTGGCAGTAGAAAACATGAAAATATAAGTCTTGTTTCCAACTACTCTTTTCATGCTGAAATTAGTCATTATATATGTGCATAAGTTCTATCACTAGAATTAAACATACAACCCAGAGAAAGCAATAACTCACGAAAATGGAGTCAATGATATCCCTACTCAATAGAATGCAGTTTCGGTTGACAAGCTCAGAAGCTACCTACTACCACAGACACACAGACAAAGACTATGGAACCTGCATTTCCTAGTTTAATTAGAAAACCTGATGTTATATCATCCTAAGCATAATAGGCATTAGTGAATAATGTGGATGGTAATTGTGATGCATAACCCTTTTTTAGCTTCTCGATTTGGTTCCTGATTGAAGATGAGGCTGTCAAACCCTGAGTATCTGCAACTTCGTGGAGAAGGCGATGGCCACCCAGTCGGGCTGGGAGGAGGACCACTGAAGCTGCTCGATCTCGGCACCAGCGGTGTAAGCCAATATGGGGTCGAGGCCGCCCTCGGCTGTGGCGGCTGAGGCGACAGGCTGGTGGCCGCTCGCCTGGTCACTGCCCATGGAGGAGAGGTCCCAGATGAGGGCCTGCGAATCATCGCCGGCAGTGCAGATGTGACAGGAGGAGTGGGGAGCCCAGGCGATGGCGTTGACGCTGGCCTGGTGGCGATGGAGCTCGACGACGGGCAGAGTGGGGAAGCGGATGTCGAGGACGACGACCTTGGCGCTGTCCATAATGATGGTGGCCATGTAGCGGGGGTCTTGCTTGTTCCATCCGAGGCGGACCAGCGGGGTGCCGGGGGGGTCGGCGGACTCGTAGATGATGGTGGAGTGCTCCTTGTCGCGGAGGTCGAAGACGCGGACGGAGCCGTCGGCGGAGACGGAGGCGAAGACGCCGACCCCGCCCCAGGCGATGTCGTAGACCTCCTTGTCGTGAGCGATTAGCTGGGTGTCGACGGCCTCGCGATCGATGTCCCAGACGGTGCAGGTGGTGTCGATGGAGGAGGTGCCGATGCGGCGGGGCTCGGCCTCGTTCCAGTCGAAGGAGGTCAGCGGGCCGCAGAACTCGGAGTTCCGATTGCCATTGAGGAAAGCGCGGAGCTCGACGCGAGAGGAGTCGTCGGCGACGCGCCAGATGCGGAGGAAGTCGGCGGAAGTGGCAAGGAGGTCCGGGCGGAGGCAGTCGCGGTCGGGGACGAACATGGCCTTGGTGGGGGGGTAAGGGTGCTCGAAGGAGAGGGCCGGGTCGGAGCGGATCTCCCCCGTGGCCTCGTCCAGCTGCACGATCTCCACCCGGTTGCCGTAGCCCTCAAGCAGGCTCCCGATTGCCAGCCGGTACTTCTTGTCCCGCCGCACGCTCCAGTTCATGGCGTAGATGTGCCACGGCGCCTCGTACGTGTAGATCTCCGACcgctgctgcttctgctgctccTCCTCCCCATCCGCCTCCGACGAACCCCGATCCGGCGTCCCCCCACGGTCCCCAACCCCCACGCCGCCGCCGGTTCCCCCCATGATCACCTAGCTCTTCCTCCTATCCTTCAGCTTTCAATGAAGATCAACTGTTTGTGTAACTTcccaagaggaggaggaggaggacgagacaGGCGAGCGGAGACCAATAGGAATGGGATAGGGCAGGTGGAGTCGCCTCGAGGCTTGGAATTTGGTAAGGAGCAATGATGACACTGACGATACAGACAAACAAAGCTATCGGGGTCCCGCACCTTCACCTCTGAACCAGAACAACGGGTGAGCACGCGTTCGTGGTCCGACCGGGCTCAGAAGCAAACCATCGTCTTCGAACCGGACTCCGCTCACACGTGCTGCTTGGGTTAATCCATCTCCGACTaacaattattaaatatttaaattaatacaaataaaataaccatacaaaataacataaaattatatGTGCCTTAAAATATTCTTACATTTATATGAATATtatcttaatttattattttataatgtctatatgattttgatttttgtactcttttctgtatactttttttaaaacatttagtttaagtattattatttttattaaatatatacaCTATTAATTTAAATCGATTTGAATTAATGGATTATactgatttaaaaattaatggatTGATTGAACCGATTTAATTGTAGAAAACAAGGAaagaataactcaattcaaaccCTTTTCAAAAAAGGAATTAAAGAAAgactcaaaataaaaaattgcGCTGACTTATATTTTATCAACCAAATTCCTTCAAGTTCAGTTAATTAAGAAAGCATATGCGATGACTTCATCCACTGACCAAGTCATTGGTCCGCTGGAGGTCAACAATGACCAGAAGTCCATGAGCATTCGCAAATTAGAATTTCTTATAGTTAACCACAGTCCAATACAAAACATCATTCCAGCACACTTTACCCAaggcatgataggcattcccacgtGATATGGTATATTTTGACAGAGCCTGAACACGTCATAGTCGACATAGCACGTCAAGTCAGAACCATGCGCCACACGTCCGTCCCGATGGCTCGGGGTGATGTCGTCTGACACACCATCAGCCTTCGCGCCACAGTATAAACCTGGCTGGCCTTCGACTAGAGAAGGAGAGAAAAGAGAACAATCCCTCtcgttactaacttgctcgtcggaggggccacggTCGGGTACCACCCGACGGAGGCCATTTTGCAGCAGGGCTACCACTCATCGACGGTGAGGGACTCGGCACGGGAGCACGATTCGCTTGGCACCAAGGAGTCGTCAATCAGCCCCGATCCCGACCAACGCCAATCAGCACTCCTTCCCGAGAGCTCGGGTACCTCATCATCCGAATCACCCCGCAGAAAGCTCCCGACATTGACTTGTGGACCAGGTCGTGCTAATTCATCAACaacgacacatttgttcaccaaaaCTACACATCTCAATCTATTGCATAGATGCGTTACTAGTAGATCAGTAAGGCTTGACAAAAATCATGTGCAGATAAAACCTCATAATTTCCATATGATTCAAACAAAAGCTGTTGAAGAAGACTAGTCAATGCTCAAACCAAAAGAGTTTGAAATCAAAATCTAGGTATATTAACTTTTCCAATTTATTGACAAAGATGCCTAAAACCAATCAGAATTTCCATTTTAGTTAAAGCATGAGCAGGTTCTAATTAAGCTGGACTTTCATAACTAGCACAGCTAACAATGGAACTAATTGCTAAGATATCACAGCAAGCAGTCATGAGAAATATGTTTGGTAATATCACCCCTCATAATAATTTGTTTGCATCTTAAACCCTGCAAGTTTAGTTCGACAATACACAAGTTGGAGAATGGATCACCTCAACCACTTATATCTAGTTTCCTTTGTTCAGGTCAAACATAGTAGACTATACACTTCATCATGTTCAGTGGTTGTCTCAATAATTCAGATTTTCCAAAACTCCAAGAACAAGAAACTGTCACTGTTGACTCTTAACCAGATGGGGACAATAATCATTCAAATGATCAACTTAATTTACACATCGTAAATGCATCATTTTATAGTTTAATCTACTTCAATGTAACAAAATTTAGTGCCTTTATAAATTAGTGAAACTTTTTATTAGATTAGATTGACCACTCAATGACTGTAAGAAGGCTCTGTCAATATGGGATCTGAGGAGGGCAAAGATTACCTCAAAATCCACAAGAATTCTTCAAAATTGTTTAACCACCACAACAATGAGTACCAACATCTAGCAAGTCAAAGACTAcaaaattatgatgcaaaaaaaggaaaaatagttTAAACCATTTAGAGTTCAGTCAGTATTAAAAAGATATATTAACTTTTCTTCTAACACAATTAAGTATGGAAGAGTGACGAAGGCCTGACTTAAGCAAACCAGAATAATAAAAAAGATGTTTCCTAAGCCTTCGTTTGACAAACCACTCAAAAGAAAAAAGGGTTTCATAATATGATATAGTACATAACTCTATTTCAGGGATTTGTGAAACCAAACAGCAACTTAAGTCAATTTGAAATAACCTTAATCTGCTATAACCTATCAGCAGAATACTTCTTGAGAAATCCATCAACGAAGGAACAAGATTGAGCAAGTGAACAAGTTAAGAGACAATAATAAATAGCCTGACACATACAGTAATTAAAGAGAGTTTGGCAAGCAACCATCTTAGCCAGCATATGAAAGAACAAGTCTGATGAATCAATTCCTCGCAAAAGAATGAATGACATGCCACTGTTAGCATCACAGCATCAGGTGGGTGGCCAAAACAGCAATTTCAGTGGACAGGGAAACATAGTAAATTCACACATACAAGAGGGTAAGTTTTTGGACTGGTTAACAGCACATAGCAGCCGCAATAACTTCCGACACACAAAAAGTAAATTTTAGAACTTAGAATTTAGAATAAGAATCAACTGGTATATGCATTACAATACCTACAAACAGAAGCTAGAAAAGCGAATTTTGGAACACTGCAGAAATTGATGGAAGAAACATATCCCACAAGATGCAAGCACACAGTTTGtggaatacaaaagaaaaaaaaatctgaacttTGACAAATCAATCTCATTCAAGTCTTACactttgatttcatcaaacaacaTTTTTCTATCTGTGTATATCCAGACAAGGTCCCAATCAAAAGCCTCAGCACAGCAAATAATTAGAACAAGTAAAAGCACAGTGGCAGCCAACCAAGGCCCACATCCATAAGCTCTGACGGTGACACCTTCAGTATTTCAATCTCCTGCTCATCATCTAAGTTTGCAAGTACCATATCTACAAATTGAAATTGTACCATTGCTAAAAATACTCAATAACGACAAATTAGGTGCAGTATATAGCCATGTCATCGAGCCGACCAGTGCAGGAAAAGAACAAACAGCAGCAGCAGTAAAATAATGATACCACAGTTCTCGCATGGAATTCTTGCAGAACAAGACGACCTTTCGGCAGGCCAAGACTTCTTTTGCCATAGATTTCGAGGACTCACAGTAAAACTACAAGAAACTacatccacacacacacacctggGAACAAAGAAATAACCTCTTACCAGAGGACGCGCAATTCATGGAACACTCGGGGGGCAATCATCTTGCATCCTGCTGCTTGATGCCCAAGAACCCACAATGGTTGATCGCATACCTGGGCAGATCGAAGGCAACCAATTACCGCTGTCCACAGCTAACGACGAAGGGAAAAAGTGTGGGAAAAAGTATCCAAGAGCAAAGTAAAAACGTCAACTCGTTTGTCTCACCCCTACTGAGTCTGCCACCTGTTGATTGTTGTATCTGTCCTTTCTCAAACATTGATGTTTATCCACGAGTTGATCGGATTAGAACATTACAGATAGCAACACTCGTTTTTGTTTTCTTTGGTGCTTGGAAGCGGATAATATCTACAAGAACAGCTTCAACAACAACAAGATCTCCAAATGAAACTACTACATGAGGTATCATCTCTCACACACGGATAACAGAACTAGCTATTACGGGAAAGGACTAATTACAACACTGGTAACACCCGTCTCTCGCTCTCTCCTCCATCCTCTAGACGCCATAATTATCTCCACAACCATCGGGAATCACCAAACATATCCCTACTTCTGAAGCTTTCTTGTAGTCACTGGGCCTCCACGGTGGGGGCGCGGGAGGTGTTCACGCGCGGCGGCGGAGGGATAGAGGTGGGGGAGGCGGGGGTGTGGCTGTGGGAACTCGTCCTGTGGAGACGGCACTTGAAGGAACCCGCGTGGGTGGTCGGAGCGCACACGCACTTCGGGACGGCCCCCTGGCCGCAGGCGGATGAGTTGGAGGACCAAGTCCTCCGAACTCCCGGCGGCGACGGTGCCTGGTAGTGCTGGTGGTAATCGTGGTCGTCTTCCTTGCTCACGAAGTTGGATGCCATTTTTCTGTCCTTGATTTCCTTCAGATCTGAGGTTCAGGTTTAAGCAAATTATTTCGGATgagaaaaattacaagaaaaaggaaaatatcGGCCAAAACGAAccttcgaagatagactcaaagaGCTAAAGCGGCAAACTACGTTCAGCTACACAGCACCGGAACTTATAGAGCGCAGGCCCCCCATCTCGGGCAGCCCGGGCAGGTTGCCCGCCCCGTCCTCCCAGCCGCTGCCCGCGATTCCTCCACCGTCCCACACCGGCACACCCACCACTCGACCCTCACCCGGACCGTGATGGGGCCACTGACCTTACCCGCGGGGTACCAACCGGCGTCCCTGTCTTCCGCCGGaagcgggacccacaagacgcAACTGTCTCAAGTCATGAAATGACGTTCGTGCCCTTTTCTCCACTGATTCATTCGATTTGTGGGTCGGGTTGAACCGCCCGCAGGTTACGGAAGACTTCGGCTCGACCGGTTTAATCCCGAATCATCTTTGAACCGTCAAGTCGATCATCCACGAGATTCCACACCAAATTGGACCGGAAAAGCCAATAGGACGTGAAATCGAGCCCGTTGAACGGTGTACCGGTTTGGGTCGACCGTGTCTCAATGGACATCGAACTAAGCTGGCTGAGATAGATATTTCTGCTCTGCAGCTGCACATGACATTAAAGATAGCGATGACGACATTGAGACGTAGACACGCATACGAACGGTAAGTGTATGGCTACGTCTACCGGTCATATTCGACGTTGAGATGTAACGTAGAAGGCTACGTCTACCGGTCGGTATTCGTTCCTCCGGCATTTGATTCAGCGTGTACGAAAAATATCTAGTCATCTAATATGCTTTCATCTATTAGTAACATGAGAATCATCAATGACAGCTAAACTGTTGAGTTGATTGATCATAAAACATTGACATGATCTGTTTAGCTGACAGGTTAAAAATTGATAGTGGTTACAGAGTTCAAACACTATAAATTgtgtgataaatattttaaaaaaaattatttgatataaataaatattaat contains the following coding sequences:
- the LOC135640357 gene encoding WD repeat-containing protein LWD1-like; the protein is MGGTGGGVGVGDRGGTPDRGSSEADGEEEQQKQQRSEIYTYEAPWHIYAMNWSVRRDKKYRLAIGSLLEGYGNRVEIVQLDEATGEIRSDPALSFEHPYPPTKAMFVPDRDCLRPDLLATSADFLRIWRVADDSSRVELRAFLNGNRNSEFCGPLTSFDWNEAEPRRIGTSSIDTTCTVWDIDREAVDTQLIAHDKEVYDIAWGGVGVFASVSADGSVRVFDLRDKEHSTIIYESADPPGTPLVRLGWNKQDPRYMATIIMDSAKVVVLDIRFPTLPVVELHRHQASVNAIAWAPHSSCHICTAGDDSQALIWDLSSMGSDQASGHQPVASAATAEGGLDPILAYTAGAEIEQLQWSSSQPDWVAIAFSTKLQILRV